In Sedimenticola thiotaurini, the following proteins share a genomic window:
- the dut gene encoding dUTP diphosphatase, with protein MKKEIQLKILDPRLGDTFPLPAYATPGSAGMDLRAMLEEPLEIAPSETHLIPTGMAIHVEDPKLAAVILPRSGLGHKHGIVLGNLVGLIDSDYQGQLFVSCWNRGSDSFLIEVGERIAQLVVIPVVRAEFEIVDEFRQSDRGAGGFGHSGRQ; from the coding sequence ATGAAAAAAGAGATTCAGCTTAAAATACTCGATCCACGCCTGGGCGATACATTCCCGTTACCGGCCTATGCCACGCCGGGGTCCGCCGGTATGGATTTGCGCGCCATGCTGGAGGAGCCGCTGGAGATTGCGCCGAGTGAGACGCACCTGATCCCGACCGGTATGGCGATCCACGTGGAGGATCCCAAGCTGGCGGCGGTGATCCTGCCGCGCTCCGGATTGGGCCACAAGCATGGCATTGTGCTGGGGAATCTGGTCGGGCTGATTGATTCGGACTATCAGGGACAGCTGTTTGTCTCCTGCTGGAACCGGGGCAGCGACAGTTTCCTGATCGAGGTGGGTGAGCGTATCGCTCAGCTGGTGGTTATACCGGTGGTACGGGCAGAGTTTGAGATAGTGGATGAATTTCGGCAGTCTGACCGGGGCGCGGGTGGTTTTGGCCACTCGGGCCGACAGTAA
- the coaBC gene encoding bifunctional phosphopantothenoylcysteine decarboxylase/phosphopantothenate--cysteine ligase CoaBC has protein sequence MNELAGKKLLLGITGGIAAYKSVELVRLLRKSAAEVQVVLSGAASQFVTPMTLQAVSGRPVRQELFDPAHEAAMGHIELARWADLVLIAPASASFLARLAHGFADNLLSTLCLATAAPIALAPAMNQQMWQNPATRYNVSLLEQRGIELWGPDSGDQACGEVGPGRMLEPAALMERVADRFRQGPLAGVRVLLTAGPTREPLDPVRFIGNRSSGKMGFALANAFVQAGAQVELVAGPVALETPSGVRRVDVETAAEMEQAVMDRVADCDIFVGCAAVADYRPDVVADQKIKKSQDRMEIRLVRNADILASVAGLPEAPFTVGFAAETQDPEGYAEKKRVAKRVDMIAANLVGAEQGGFERDENALTLLWDGGRERLPMADKSRLAKQLVSLIAGHYEKRDSA, from the coding sequence ATGAATGAACTGGCGGGAAAGAAACTGTTACTGGGGATAACCGGGGGGATTGCGGCCTATAAATCGGTCGAGCTGGTGCGTCTGTTGCGCAAGTCCGCCGCCGAGGTGCAGGTGGTGCTGAGCGGCGCGGCCAGCCAGTTTGTTACCCCCATGACGCTGCAGGCGGTTTCCGGTCGTCCGGTTCGCCAGGAGCTGTTTGATCCGGCCCACGAGGCGGCCATGGGGCATATTGAACTGGCGCGCTGGGCGGATCTGGTGCTGATCGCACCGGCCAGTGCCAGTTTCCTTGCCCGGCTGGCCCATGGTTTTGCCGATAATCTGCTGTCGACCCTCTGCCTGGCAACGGCGGCACCGATCGCGCTGGCCCCGGCCATGAATCAGCAGATGTGGCAAAACCCGGCTACCCGTTACAATGTGTCGCTGCTGGAGCAGCGGGGGATCGAGTTGTGGGGCCCTGACTCCGGGGATCAGGCCTGTGGTGAAGTGGGGCCGGGTCGGATGCTGGAGCCGGCCGCATTGATGGAACGGGTGGCGGATCGGTTCAGACAGGGGCCGCTGGCCGGGGTGCGTGTGCTGCTGACAGCGGGGCCGACCCGTGAGCCGCTTGACCCGGTGCGGTTCATCGGCAATCGCAGTTCCGGCAAGATGGGTTTTGCACTGGCCAACGCCTTCGTCCAGGCTGGCGCCCAGGTCGAACTGGTTGCCGGCCCGGTTGCCCTGGAAACGCCATCCGGAGTACGACGGGTGGATGTGGAGACGGCCGCCGAGATGGAGCAGGCGGTAATGGACCGGGTGGCGGATTGCGATATTTTTGTTGGCTGTGCTGCGGTGGCCGATTATCGTCCCGATGTGGTGGCCGATCAGAAGATCAAGAAAAGCCAGGACCGGATGGAGATCCGGCTGGTGCGCAATGCGGATATTCTGGCCAGTGTGGCCGGCCTGCCCGAGGCGCCCTTTACGGTAGGGTTTGCAGCCGAGACCCAGGATCCGGAAGGGTATGCGGAGAAGAAACGGGTTGCCAAGCGGGTAGACATGATTGCGGCGAACCTGGTGGGTGCCGAACAGGGGGGCTTCGAGCGGGATGAAAACGCGCTGACACTGCTCTGGGACGGGGGTCGGGAGCGGCTGCCCATGGCGGACAAGAGTCGACTGGCGAAGCAGTTGGTATCACTGATAGCGGGACATTATGAAAAAAGAGATTCAGCTTAA
- the radC gene encoding RadC family protein, giving the protein MAITDWPADERPREKLLQRGPGALSDAELLAIFLRTGVPGKSAVDLARELLDQHKGLANLLAADQATFCRSNGLGSAKYAQLQAVLEMGRRYLREQLHRSDVLTSPQQTRDYLRARLAGYPYEVFACLFLDNRHRVIEYEELFRGTIDGASVHPREVVRRSLSHNAAALILAHNHPSGVAEPSQADRAITRRLKAALELVDIRLLDHLIVGSGEISSLAELGDI; this is encoded by the coding sequence ATGGCGATAACGGACTGGCCGGCAGATGAACGGCCACGGGAGAAACTGCTGCAACGGGGACCCGGCGCCCTGTCGGATGCGGAGCTGCTGGCCATTTTTCTACGTACCGGTGTACCGGGTAAGAGCGCAGTAGACCTAGCCCGGGAACTACTCGATCAACACAAAGGGCTGGCCAACCTGCTGGCTGCTGACCAGGCGACATTCTGCCGCAGCAACGGTCTGGGCAGCGCAAAATATGCCCAGTTGCAGGCGGTACTGGAGATGGGTCGCCGCTACCTGCGCGAACAACTGCATCGTTCCGATGTGCTGACCAGCCCGCAACAGACCCGGGATTATCTGCGTGCCCGCCTGGCCGGCTACCCCTATGAAGTGTTTGCCTGCCTGTTCCTGGATAACCGGCACCGGGTAATCGAATACGAGGAGCTGTTCCGGGGTACCATCGACGGCGCCAGCGTACACCCCCGGGAGGTGGTGCGACGCTCCCTGAGCCATAACGCTGCCGCCCTGATCCTGGCCCACAACCACCCGTCCGGTGTGGCGGAGCCAAGCCAGGCCGACCGGGCCATCACCCGCCGGCTGAAAGCCGCCCTCGAGTTGGTGGATATCCGGTTACTCGACCATTTGATTGTTGGCAGTGGTGAAATCAGCTCCCTGGCGGAGCTGGGGGATATCTAG
- the rpmB gene encoding 50S ribosomal protein L28 gives MSRVCQVTGKRPVTGNNVSHAHNKTRRRFLPNLHQHRFWVESENRWVRLRVSASGMRIIDKKGIDAVLADMRARGEKV, from the coding sequence ATGTCCAGAGTGTGTCAGGTTACGGGCAAGCGTCCTGTGACAGGGAACAATGTTTCCCACGCCCACAACAAGACCCGTCGCCGCTTCTTGCCCAATCTGCATCAGCACCGTTTCTGGGTTGAGAGCGAGAACCGCTGGGTGCGCCTGCGCGTCTCCGCCAGCGGCATGCGTATTATCGACAAAAAAGGCATTGACGCTGTTCTGGCCGATATGCGCGCCCGTGGCGAAAAGGTCTAA
- the rpmG gene encoding 50S ribosomal protein L33 has product MRDKIKLVSSAGTGHFYTTTKNKRTMPGKMEIKKFDPKIRKHVMYKEAKIK; this is encoded by the coding sequence ATGCGTGACAAAATCAAACTCGTATCCAGTGCTGGTACCGGGCACTTCTACACCACCACCAAGAACAAGCGCACCATGCCGGGCAAGATGGAGATCAAGAAATTTGATCCCAAAATCCGCAAGCATGTGATGTACAAGGAAGCCAAGATCAAATAA
- a CDS encoding zinc ribbon-containing protein: MSDKEEKDPVERMVDAYERMLEYVDEVISKAEKTTLPTLKKSLETAREKAVELNELTREEAEKIAAYVERDMKDAAHYLTETGDEFRDWFKFDVQLIEGRLMELFASVADRTRLELERFATQASEAAVYRTGEITGPGTLVCDQCGKELHFHKAGRIPPCAKCHGTTYHRGSSKAD; the protein is encoded by the coding sequence ATGAGTGATAAAGAAGAGAAAGATCCGGTAGAGCGTATGGTGGACGCCTACGAGCGTATGCTGGAGTATGTAGACGAGGTGATCAGCAAGGCGGAAAAGACAACGCTGCCTACCCTGAAAAAGAGCCTGGAGACGGCCCGGGAAAAGGCGGTGGAGCTGAATGAGCTGACCCGGGAAGAGGCGGAGAAGATTGCCGCCTATGTGGAGCGGGATATGAAAGACGCGGCCCACTATCTGACTGAGACCGGCGATGAGTTCAGGGATTGGTTCAAGTTCGATGTGCAGTTGATCGAGGGGCGTCTGATGGAGCTGTTCGCATCAGTGGCCGATCGAACCCGACTGGAGCTGGAGCGTTTCGCCACTCAGGCCAGTGAGGCGGCCGTCTACCGCACCGGTGAGATTACCGGGCCCGGCACGCTGGTCTGTGATCAGTGCGGTAAGGAGCTCCATTTCCACAAGGCGGGACGTATCCCGCCCTGCGCCAAGTGCCACGGTACCACCTACCATCGCGGTTCAAGCAAGGCGGACTGA
- the leuS gene encoding leucine--tRNA ligase, producing MKETYTPASIETEAQQYWTENRSFRATEDPAREKYYCLSMFPYPSGKLHMGHVRNYTIGDVIARYQRMLGKNVLQPMGWDAFGLPAEGAAIKNRMAPAKWTYANIDYMKNQLQQLGFGYDWDRELATCKPEYYKWEQWLFTELYKKGLVYRKNSVVNWDPVDQTVLANEQVIDGRGWRSGALVERREIPQWFVKITDYADELLDELDRMEEWPEQVRTMQRNWIGKSYGVRFAFPYTLDGKEERLWVYTTRVDTIMGITFCAVAAEHPLAQHAARSNPELAAFIEECRQGGVAEADLATMEKKGVPTGISVTHPITGEQIPVWVGNYVLWGYGEGAVMAVPAHDERDFHFAKTYGLEIRQVIQVPGETFSTDAWQEWYADKERGVCVNSQQYDGLDHNAAVDAIAADLNAKDLGEKQVQYRLRDWGVSRQRYWGAPIPMVHCPECGIVPVPKEQLPVVLPEDIEFDATGGSPIKKMPEWYQTECPQCGGAAERETDTFDTFMESSWYFARYTCPDADDRMLDDRARYWLPVDHYIGGIEHAILHLLYARFYNKLMRDAGLIDNSEPFTKLLTQGMVVAETYYRENSDGGKSWFNPADVVTEQDEKGRITSARLAADGQPVEIGGVEKMSKSKNNGVDPQFLVDRFGADTVRLYTMFTSPPDQSLEWSDEGVEGANRFLRRLWALAYNQQARITSAGDDLEQLDDNQKTARREIHTALKQACFDYDRQQFNTVVSAAMKITNTLYKLGDSPVDSVLLREGLSIVLRLLAPIAPHISHQLWRDLGYGDDILHSSWPQADENALVLDSIPYVVQVNGKVRAKIEVPAGADKAAIEQQALADPNARKFIGDGEIRKIIVVPNKLVNIVAK from the coding sequence ATGAAAGAGACCTATACACCGGCATCCATCGAGACAGAAGCCCAGCAGTACTGGACAGAGAACCGTAGCTTCCGAGCCACTGAAGATCCTGCCCGGGAGAAGTACTACTGCCTCTCCATGTTCCCCTACCCCAGTGGCAAACTGCACATGGGGCATGTGCGCAACTACACCATTGGTGATGTGATTGCCCGCTATCAGCGCATGCTGGGCAAAAACGTGCTGCAACCGATGGGCTGGGACGCCTTCGGCCTGCCCGCCGAGGGTGCCGCGATCAAGAACCGCATGGCACCGGCCAAGTGGACCTATGCCAATATCGATTATATGAAGAACCAGCTGCAACAGCTGGGCTTCGGTTACGACTGGGACCGGGAGCTGGCCACCTGCAAACCGGAGTACTACAAGTGGGAGCAGTGGCTGTTCACCGAGCTGTATAAGAAGGGCCTGGTGTATCGCAAGAACTCGGTGGTCAACTGGGACCCGGTGGACCAGACCGTACTGGCCAACGAACAGGTGATCGACGGGCGCGGTTGGCGCTCCGGCGCCCTGGTGGAACGGCGCGAGATCCCGCAGTGGTTCGTCAAGATCACCGACTATGCCGATGAGCTGCTGGACGAGCTGGACCGCATGGAGGAGTGGCCGGAGCAGGTGCGCACCATGCAGCGTAACTGGATCGGCAAGAGTTACGGTGTGCGCTTCGCCTTCCCCTATACCCTGGATGGCAAAGAGGAGCGGCTCTGGGTCTACACCACCCGGGTCGACACCATCATGGGTATCACCTTCTGTGCCGTGGCAGCCGAGCATCCGCTGGCCCAGCACGCAGCCCGCAGCAATCCGGAACTGGCCGCCTTTATCGAGGAGTGCCGTCAGGGCGGCGTGGCCGAAGCGGACCTCGCCACCATGGAGAAAAAGGGGGTACCCACCGGCATCTCAGTGACCCACCCGATCACCGGCGAGCAGATTCCGGTCTGGGTCGGCAACTACGTGCTGTGGGGCTACGGCGAAGGCGCCGTGATGGCGGTCCCGGCCCATGATGAGCGCGACTTCCATTTCGCAAAAACCTACGGCCTTGAGATCCGCCAGGTGATACAGGTGCCGGGAGAAACCTTCTCCACTGACGCCTGGCAGGAGTGGTATGCAGACAAGGAGCGGGGCGTCTGTGTCAATTCGCAACAGTACGACGGCCTCGACCACAACGCCGCTGTGGATGCCATCGCAGCCGACCTGAATGCCAAGGACCTGGGTGAGAAACAGGTCCAGTACCGGCTGCGCGACTGGGGCGTATCACGCCAGCGTTACTGGGGCGCCCCCATCCCGATGGTGCACTGTCCCGAATGCGGTATCGTGCCGGTACCCAAAGAGCAACTGCCGGTAGTACTACCGGAAGATATCGAGTTTGACGCCACCGGCGGCTCACCGATCAAGAAGATGCCGGAGTGGTACCAGACCGAGTGCCCCCAATGTGGCGGTGCGGCGGAGCGTGAAACCGACACCTTTGACACCTTCATGGAATCCTCCTGGTATTTCGCCCGTTACACCTGCCCGGATGCGGATGACCGCATGCTGGACGATCGGGCACGCTACTGGCTGCCGGTGGATCACTACATCGGTGGTATCGAACACGCCATCCTGCACCTGCTCTACGCCCGCTTCTATAACAAGCTGATGCGTGACGCCGGACTGATCGACAACAGCGAACCCTTCACCAAGCTGCTGACCCAGGGCATGGTGGTGGCGGAAACCTACTACCGGGAGAACAGCGACGGCGGCAAAAGCTGGTTCAACCCGGCGGATGTGGTGACCGAACAGGATGAGAAGGGCCGCATAACCAGCGCCAGGCTTGCCGCGGACGGTCAGCCGGTGGAGATCGGCGGCGTCGAGAAGATGTCCAAATCGAAAAACAACGGCGTCGACCCCCAATTCCTGGTGGACCGTTTCGGCGCCGATACCGTGCGCCTCTACACCATGTTCACCTCGCCACCGGACCAGTCCCTGGAGTGGTCTGATGAGGGCGTCGAAGGTGCCAATCGGTTCCTGCGACGGCTCTGGGCCCTGGCCTATAACCAGCAGGCGCGGATCACCTCAGCCGGGGACGACCTGGAGCAACTGGACGACAACCAGAAAACAGCCCGGCGCGAGATCCACACCGCCCTGAAACAGGCCTGCTTCGATTACGACCGCCAGCAGTTCAACACCGTGGTTTCGGCGGCCATGAAGATCACCAACACGCTCTACAAGCTGGGTGACAGCCCGGTCGACAGCGTCCTGCTGCGGGAAGGTCTGAGTATCGTGTTACGCCTGCTCGCCCCCATCGCCCCCCATATCAGCCATCAGCTGTGGCGTGATCTGGGCTACGGGGACGATATTCTCCACTCCTCCTGGCCCCAGGCGGATGAGAACGCCCTGGTACTGGACTCCATCCCCTACGTGGTGCAGGTCAATGGCAAGGTCCGGGCCAAGATCGAGGTACCGGCAGGTGCCGACAAGGCCGCCATCGAACAGCAGGCCCTGGCGGATCCCAATGCCCGCAAATTCATCGGCGACGGAGAGATCCGTAAAATCATCGTGGTACCCAACAAACTGGTCAACATCGTTGCAAAATAG
- the lptE gene encoding LPS assembly lipoprotein LptE, giving the protein MVGKKIYQWVLPLLALALLQGCGFQLRGAIALPSHIAPVYIQGLGEYDDLRLELTQIFSFSDIQVVTDPQAAASTLKISNRSSDRRVLSVDGNGNVAEYELHEGARFSLVATDGTVLVEAQPVNTITTYLNSETEVLGKQQEEGSLRRDLRRDLASQIMRRLQAQL; this is encoded by the coding sequence ATGGTCGGCAAAAAGATTTATCAATGGGTCCTGCCGCTGCTGGCGCTGGCCCTGTTGCAGGGCTGCGGCTTCCAGCTCCGGGGCGCAATTGCCCTCCCCAGTCACATCGCCCCGGTCTATATCCAGGGCCTGGGCGAATACGATGACCTGCGCCTGGAACTGACCCAGATATTCAGTTTCAGCGACATCCAGGTGGTCACCGATCCCCAGGCTGCCGCCAGTACGCTGAAGATCAGCAACCGCTCCAGCGACCGACGGGTGCTGTCAGTGGATGGGAACGGCAACGTGGCCGAGTATGAGCTGCACGAGGGTGCGCGCTTCAGCCTGGTGGCAACCGATGGCACCGTGCTGGTGGAAGCCCAGCCGGTAAATACCATTACCACCTATCTGAATTCGGAGACTGAAGTGCTGGGCAAACAGCAGGAAGAGGGCAGTCTGCGCAGGGACCTGCGGCGCGACCTGGCATCCCAGATCATGCGGCGCCTGCAGGCACAGCTGTAA
- the holA gene encoding DNA polymerase III subunit delta yields MRVRPHELASHIERKGIAPIYLISGDEPLQMNETADAVRSAARAQGFSGRDILDAGSRFDWNELTAEANSLSLFAEKRIIDLRIPSGKPGREGGKALTEYAARPPEDTLLLITLPKLDKGQVSSKWLKSLESRGVFVQIWPIEGSRLYPWIEQRMRQVGLTPGPEVVTMLGERIEGNLLAAAQEIDKLLLLHGSGVITLEHLQESVADSARYDVYGLVDAALEGSLGRVVRMLNGLKAEGTPAPVVLWALTREIRMLCSLAQQVGQGRSPHQVVAAAREVWDKRKPLVSKGLQRLTLGQWRHLLQLCGLTDRAIKGQDKQDPWLLLQRICSGMAGAPLFDV; encoded by the coding sequence ATGCGCGTCCGCCCCCACGAACTGGCCAGCCATATCGAGCGCAAGGGTATCGCCCCGATCTACCTGATCAGCGGCGATGAACCACTGCAGATGAATGAAACAGCTGACGCGGTGCGATCCGCGGCACGGGCCCAGGGCTTCAGTGGCCGGGACATTCTGGATGCCGGCAGCCGCTTCGACTGGAATGAGTTAACCGCCGAGGCGAACAGCCTGTCGCTGTTTGCCGAAAAACGGATTATCGATCTGCGTATCCCCTCCGGTAAACCGGGCCGGGAGGGCGGCAAGGCGTTGACCGAATACGCCGCCCGGCCACCTGAAGACACCCTGCTGCTGATCACCCTGCCGAAACTGGACAAGGGCCAGGTGAGCAGTAAATGGCTGAAGTCACTGGAGAGCCGGGGCGTGTTTGTGCAGATCTGGCCGATCGAAGGCAGCCGTCTGTACCCCTGGATTGAACAGCGCATGCGACAGGTCGGTCTGACGCCCGGTCCCGAGGTGGTAACCATGCTGGGGGAACGGATTGAGGGTAACCTGCTGGCGGCCGCCCAGGAGATCGACAAACTCCTGCTGCTGCACGGCAGCGGCGTGATCACTCTGGAGCATCTTCAGGAGTCAGTTGCGGACAGTGCCCGTTACGATGTCTACGGTCTGGTGGACGCCGCCCTGGAGGGCAGCCTGGGACGTGTGGTGCGCATGCTCAACGGCCTGAAGGCAGAAGGCACACCGGCACCGGTAGTGCTCTGGGCCCTGACCCGGGAGATCCGGATGCTCTGCTCGCTGGCCCAGCAGGTGGGACAGGGTCGTTCGCCGCACCAGGTCGTAGCCGCTGCCCGGGAGGTCTGGGACAAACGCAAGCCACTGGTCAGCAAGGGTCTGCAACGGCTGACCCTGGGGCAGTGGCGCCACCTGTTGCAGCTGTGCGGCCTGACCGACCGGGCCATCAAGGGCCAGGACAAGCAGGACCCATGGCTGCTGCTGCAACGCATCTGCAGCGGTATGGCCGGCGCCCCGCTGTTCGACGTATAA
- a CDS encoding glutamate-5-semialdehyde dehydrogenase: MSSDIKDITAYMTDLGRRARAASRHLAAAPTGLKNTALQAIADDLQANRETLMQENRRDLEAGAAKGLDSALLDRLELTPARIDSMIEGIEQIIALPDPIGEIFDLNYRPSGIQVGRMRVPLGVVGIIYESRPNVTADAAALCLKSGNATVLRGGSEAFHSNQAIAASIQRGLQQAGLPGDAVQVIATTDRAAVGAMITMPEAIDVIIPRGGKGLIERISNDARVPVIKHLDGICHVYIDDQADPAKAFDIAVNAKTQRYGTCNTMETLLVAEAIAEQILPTLAAAYAEHGVELRGCARCREILPDCRQATDSDWDTEYLGPILSIRVVEGLDQAIDHISSHSSGHTESIVTENYSRARRFLTEVDSSSVMVNASTRFADGFEYGLGAEIGISTDKFHARGPVGLEGLTSVKYIVLGDGHIRT; encoded by the coding sequence ATGTCCAGCGATATCAAAGACATTACCGCCTATATGACCGATCTCGGGCGCCGCGCCCGGGCCGCATCGCGCCACCTGGCAGCCGCCCCCACCGGCCTTAAAAATACCGCCTTGCAGGCTATTGCCGATGACCTGCAGGCCAACCGCGAAACCCTGATGCAGGAGAACCGGCGCGACCTGGAGGCCGGCGCAGCCAAGGGTCTGGACAGCGCCCTGCTGGATCGGCTGGAACTCACTCCGGCGCGCATCGACAGCATGATCGAAGGCATCGAGCAGATCATCGCCCTGCCCGATCCCATTGGTGAGATCTTTGACCTGAACTACCGTCCCAGTGGTATCCAGGTGGGCCGTATGCGGGTGCCTCTGGGCGTGGTCGGTATCATCTACGAGTCCAGACCCAACGTCACCGCCGATGCGGCGGCGCTGTGCCTGAAATCGGGCAATGCCACGGTACTGCGCGGCGGCTCGGAGGCGTTTCACTCCAACCAGGCGATCGCCGCCAGCATCCAGCGCGGCCTGCAGCAGGCCGGCCTGCCCGGCGATGCGGTACAGGTGATCGCCACCACCGACCGGGCAGCGGTCGGCGCCATGATCACCATGCCGGAGGCGATCGACGTGATCATCCCCCGGGGCGGCAAGGGGCTGATCGAGCGTATTTCCAACGACGCCCGGGTACCGGTCATCAAACACCTGGACGGCATCTGCCACGTCTATATCGACGACCAGGCCGACCCCGCAAAGGCGTTCGATATCGCCGTCAATGCCAAGACCCAGCGCTATGGCACCTGCAACACCATGGAGACCCTGCTGGTGGCCGAGGCGATCGCCGAACAGATACTGCCGACCCTGGCGGCGGCTTATGCCGAGCACGGCGTCGAACTGCGCGGCTGCGCGCGCTGCCGGGAGATTTTGCCCGACTGCCGGCAAGCCACCGACAGCGACTGGGATACCGAATACCTGGGGCCGATCCTGTCGATCCGGGTAGTTGAAGGACTGGACCAGGCGATTGACCACATCAGCAGTCACAGCTCCGGCCATACCGAGTCCATTGTGACCGAGAACTACAGCCGGGCGCGTCGCTTCCTCACCGAGGTGGACTCCAGCTCCGTGATGGTCAACGCCTCGACCCGCTTTGCCGATGGTTTCGAGTATGGTCTGGGGGCGGAGATCGGTATCTCCACCGACAAGTTCCACGCCCGTGGCCCGGTGGGGCTGGAGGGTCTCACCTCGGTTAAATATATTGTCCTTGGCGATGGCCACATTCGCACCTGA
- the nadD gene encoding nicotinate-nucleotide adenylyltransferase, with amino-acid sequence MIGVLGGTFDPVHYGHLRTALDVQQLLGLEQVRLIPLRDPPHRPQPALAPADRLALLHAAVDDNPRFRIDPRELERSGKSYTLDTLQSLRAEQPHTTFCLLLGGDAFHGFPHWHRPDDILELAHLVVMQRPGEPDPQHYPDRITHDPAALKRQTAGLILPLPVTQLEISATRIRELLRQGHSPRYLLPDAALELIQQRRYYQAG; translated from the coding sequence ATGATCGGGGTACTCGGCGGCACCTTCGACCCGGTTCACTACGGTCACCTGCGCACGGCACTGGATGTGCAGCAGCTGCTGGGACTGGAGCAGGTCCGCCTGATTCCCCTGCGCGACCCACCGCACCGGCCACAACCGGCCCTGGCACCCGCCGACCGGCTGGCCCTGTTGCACGCCGCCGTGGATGACAATCCCCGGTTCCGCATCGATCCCCGGGAACTGGAGCGAAGCGGCAAATCCTATACCCTGGACACGCTGCAATCACTCCGGGCCGAACAACCCCACACCACCTTCTGTCTGTTGCTGGGTGGGGACGCCTTCCACGGCTTCCCCCACTGGCACCGGCCGGATGATATTCTGGAGCTGGCCCATCTGGTGGTGATGCAACGCCCCGGTGAACCGGACCCTCAGCATTATCCTGACCGTATCACCCACGACCCGGCGGCCCTGAAACGGCAGACAGCGGGCCTGATCCTGCCCCTGCCGGTCACCCAGCTGGAGATCTCCGCAACCCGGATCCGGGAGTTGCTGCGCCAGGGTCACTCCCCGCGTTACCTGCTGCCGGACGCCGCGCTGGAACTGATCCAACAGCGCCGATACTACCAGGCCGGGTAA
- the rsfS gene encoding ribosome silencing factor: protein MQIDELRDLILKILDDMKALDVKVLDVRGRTSITDLMIIASGTSNRHVTSIAETIAFQAKEAGEPPLGVEGLKEGEWVLVDLNGVVVHIMQTKVRDFYQLERLWDLDTPADSEQGVTRH from the coding sequence ATGCAGATAGACGAACTTCGCGACCTGATACTGAAAATTCTCGACGACATGAAGGCACTTGATGTAAAAGTACTGGATGTCCGGGGCAGGACCAGCATCACCGACCTGATGATTATTGCCAGCGGCACCTCCAACCGGCACGTCACATCCATCGCTGAAACCATCGCCTTCCAGGCCAAGGAGGCGGGCGAGCCCCCCCTGGGCGTCGAAGGATTGAAAGAGGGCGAATGGGTACTGGTGGATCTCAACGGTGTGGTGGTGCACATCATGCAGACCAAGGTCAGGGACTTCTACCAGCTGGAGCGGCTCTGGGACCTGGATACCCCCGCGGACAGCGAGCAGGGCGTGACCCGTCACTGA